The proteins below come from a single Xyrauchen texanus isolate HMW12.3.18 chromosome 1, RBS_HiC_50CHRs, whole genome shotgun sequence genomic window:
- the LOC127650282 gene encoding tyrosine-protein kinase receptor TYRO3-like isoform X1, which yields MKTERKKTLLMNLFINCSYFLFFIISWSASADKSAQSNPIREVIFDSSKQRSLEWTSSSPKSWKETYMQLGKDYKHFVYQACNPKFSNTPQTLWTNWIPKQDAHEIQLDLSFAQEDQQPVYIYVQGSDQPLDQNIGIPREAVHEITAQNQFPVGGVPLDENLNHAQGLHLGKIFQKGFHLGFSYSGICIFIASVELFFMKCPEFAWSQMKFEETPAGSGLSKGVCVNSAVEISAPVMKCQSNGTWGPPQGLCVCDAGYQPEGNSCKACRLGSFKPANESGGCLPCPPRSTTHQEGAFQCDCEQGYARLQSDPPQLGCTKPPSPPVNLTSQHLGDTAATLHWAPPADLGGRAEVEYDVQCKQRQDASGDQWDPCENTVLILPYTTGLKHTAVNITKIKPELDYHLSVTAHNAISTILGNHHSMQSTIIYKARDPLSTLPSPGPITHSKQVLFSGLIAALLCGVLFPFILIAVFFFVRRRHRKRSDDEQAVFISHTGVTFQRIDEPEPTAQSEQITIQMLEGVSSRLLCGLRDVLVERTKLTMGKELGKGEFGAVYEGIFSPQGGEDIKVAVKTMRVGIHSQEDLESFLKEAEIMRYFDHDNVVKLLGVALERDPQSSIPVPLVILPFMKHGDLRRFLIATRYGDVQMFVPYQSLLRFMIDIAAGMEYLSSRGFLHRDLAARNCMLGDDLRVCVADFGLSKKIYSSNYYRQKVAVRMPVKWMAIESLSESVYTTKSDVWSFGITMWEITSRGRTPYPGVPNHEVLDMLESGHHLKQGDIDSKLYEVMLSCWHRDPSQRPCFGELGQKLKALLSELPPLEASKDAHYINQALEAASNRQDAAEDVDPEMEGAVNNIYLPEPVSGLVYYSRSVEDKEEDGYLLCNKNE from the exons TGGAAAGAAACATACATGCAGCTTGGGAAGGATTATAAACACTTTGTCTACCAAGCCTGTAACCCCAAATTCAGTAATACTCCCCAAACATTATGGACCAATTGGATACCCAAGCAAGATGCCCATGAGATTCAGCTGGACCTCAGTTTTGCCCAAGAGGACCAGCAACCTGTCTATATTTATGTCCAAGGATCTGACCAACCTCTGGATCAAAACATTGGGATACCACGGGAAGCTGTTCACGAGATCACAGCCCAAAATCAATTTCCTGTTGGAGGTGTTCCTCTGGATGAGAACCTGAACCATGCTCAGGGTCTTCATTTAGGAAAGATCTTTCAGAAGGGCTTTCACCTAGGATTTTCCTACAGCGGCATCTGCATCTTTATTGCTTCTGTCGAGCTATTCTTCATGAAGTGTCCAGAATTTGCATGGAGCCAAATGAAATTTGAGGAAACTCCCGCAGGATCAGGGTTAAGTAAGGGAGTATGTGTAAATAGTGCAGTGGAGATATCCGCCCCAGTGATGAAGTGTCAGTCAAACGGGACATGGGGTCCACCTCAGGGATTATGTGTTTGTGATGCAGGCTACCAGCCCGAGGGAAACAGTTGCAAAG CTTGTAGGTTGGGCAGCTTTAAACCAGCAAATGAAAGTGGAGGATGTTTGCCTTGTCCTCCCAGAAGTACAACACATCAAGAAGGTGCATTTCAGTGTGACTGTGAACAGGGTTATGCACGCCTGCAGAGTGACCCTCCCCAGCTGGGATGCACAA AACCTCCGTCACCCCCGGTCAACTTAACCTCCCAGCATTTAGGTGACACAGCTGCGACTCTACATTGGGCTCCGCCTGCAGACCTGGGTGGAAGAGCTGAAGTGGAATATGACGTGCAGTGTAAACAGAGACAAGATGCATCTGGGGATCAGTGGGATCCATGTGAGAACACAGTGTTGATTCTCCCTTACACCACTGGACTGAAACACACAGCAGTCAATATCACCAAAATCAAGCCTGAACTGGATTATCATCTGTCTGTCACAGCACACAATGCCATATCTACTATACTTGGAAATCATCACTCCATGCAGTCAACTATCATCTACAAAG CAAGAGATCCATTAAGTACATTGCCCAGTCCTGGTCCCATTACCCATTCCAAACAGGTGCTCTTTTCTGGTCTAATTGCTGCTCTACTGTGTGGTGTCCTGTTTCCCTTCATTCTCATAGCTGTATTCTTCTTTGTAAGGCGCCGCCACAGGAAACGCAG TGATGATGAGCAAGCGGTGTTCATATCCCACACTGGTGTGACGTTTCAACGTATTGATGAACCAGAACCCACAGCTCAATCTGAGCAAATCACTA TTCAGATGTTGGAGGGGGTGAGTTCCAGACTGCTGTGCGGTCTAAGAGATGTGCTGGTGGAGCGTACTAAATTAACGATGGGCAAAGAGCTTGGGAAAG GAGAATTTGGGGCAGTCTATGAGGGCATATTTTCCCCTCAAGGAGGAGAAGACATCAAAGTGGCAGTGAAAACcatgagag TTGGAATCCACAGTCAAGAGGATCTGGAGTCCTTTCTCAAGGAGGCAGAAATTATGCGATATTTCGATCATGACAATGTAGTTAAATTGCTTG GGGTTGCACTAGAACGAGATCCACAGTCCTCCATCCCTGTACCTCTTGTAATTCTTCCATTCATGAAACATGGAGACCTACGGCGCTTTCTTATAGCCACTCGCTACGGCGACGTTCAAATG tttgtGCCTTATCAGAGTCTTCTGCGTTTCATGATTGACATTGCTGCAGGAATGGAGTATCTCAGCTCTCGGGGTTTCCTACATAGAGACTTGGCTGCTCGTAATTGCAT GTTGGGAGATGACCTGCGCGTGTGTGTAGCTGACTTCGGCCTGTCTAAGAAGATCTATTCCAGCAACTACTACAGgcagaaagtggctgtgagaatgCCTGTAAAGTGGATGGCCATAGAGAGCCTGTCTGAGTCGGTTTACACTACTAAGAGTGATGTG TGGTCTTTTGGAATAACCATGTGGGAGATCACATCCAGGGGGAGGACACCTTATCCGGGTGTCCCCAATCATGAGGTCCTGGACATGCTGGAGAGTGGACACCATCTCAAACAGGGGGACATCGACAGCAAATT ATATGAGGTGATGTTGAGCTGCTGGCACAGAGATCCCTCTCAGAGGCCATGTTTTGGAGAGCTGGGCCAGAAACTCAAAGCTCTTCTATCTGAGCTTCCTCCCCTGGAGGCCAGCAAGGATGCCCACTACATCAACCAGGCCCTAGAGGCAGCCAGTAATCGGCAGGATGCTGCAGAGGACGTGGATCCTGAGATGGAAGGGGCTGTAAACAACATATATCTACCCGAACCTGTCAGTGGACTTGTATACTATTCCAGATCAGTGGAGGACAAAGAGGAGGATGGATACCTGCTgtgcaataaaaatgaatga
- the LOC127650282 gene encoding ephrin type-A receptor 2-like isoform X2, producing the protein MKTERKKTLLMNLFINCSYFLFFIISWSASADKSAQSNPIREVIFDSSKQRSLEWTSSSPKSWKETYMQLGKDYKHFVYQACNPKFSNTPQTLWTNWIPKQDAHEIQLDLSFAQEDQQPVYIYVQGSDQPLDQNIGIPREAVHEITAQNQFPVGGVPLDENLNHAQGLHLGKIFQKGFHLGFSYSGICIFIASVELFFMKCPEFAWSQMKFEETPAGSGLSKGVCVNSAVEISAPVMKCQSNGTWGPPQGLCVCDAGYQPEGNSCKACRLGSFKPANESGGCLPCPPRSTTHQEGAFQCDCEQGYARLQSDPPQLGCTKPPSPPVNLTSQHLGDTAATLHWAPPADLGGRAEVEYDVQCKQRQDASGDQWDPCENTVLILPYTTGLKHTAVNITKIKPELDYHLSVTAHNAISTILGNHHSMQSTIIYKAVFFFVRRRHRKRSDDEQAVFISHTGVTFQRIDEPEPTAQSEQITIQMLEGVSSRLLCGLRDVLVERTKLTMGKELGKGEFGAVYEGIFSPQGGEDIKVAVKTMRVGIHSQEDLESFLKEAEIMRYFDHDNVVKLLGVALERDPQSSIPVPLVILPFMKHGDLRRFLIATRYGDVQMFVPYQSLLRFMIDIAAGMEYLSSRGFLHRDLAARNCMLGDDLRVCVADFGLSKKIYSSNYYRQKVAVRMPVKWMAIESLSESVYTTKSDVWSFGITMWEITSRGRTPYPGVPNHEVLDMLESGHHLKQGDIDSKLYEVMLSCWHRDPSQRPCFGELGQKLKALLSELPPLEASKDAHYINQALEAASNRQDAAEDVDPEMEGAVNNIYLPEPVSGLVYYSRSVEDKEEDGYLLCNKNE; encoded by the exons TGGAAAGAAACATACATGCAGCTTGGGAAGGATTATAAACACTTTGTCTACCAAGCCTGTAACCCCAAATTCAGTAATACTCCCCAAACATTATGGACCAATTGGATACCCAAGCAAGATGCCCATGAGATTCAGCTGGACCTCAGTTTTGCCCAAGAGGACCAGCAACCTGTCTATATTTATGTCCAAGGATCTGACCAACCTCTGGATCAAAACATTGGGATACCACGGGAAGCTGTTCACGAGATCACAGCCCAAAATCAATTTCCTGTTGGAGGTGTTCCTCTGGATGAGAACCTGAACCATGCTCAGGGTCTTCATTTAGGAAAGATCTTTCAGAAGGGCTTTCACCTAGGATTTTCCTACAGCGGCATCTGCATCTTTATTGCTTCTGTCGAGCTATTCTTCATGAAGTGTCCAGAATTTGCATGGAGCCAAATGAAATTTGAGGAAACTCCCGCAGGATCAGGGTTAAGTAAGGGAGTATGTGTAAATAGTGCAGTGGAGATATCCGCCCCAGTGATGAAGTGTCAGTCAAACGGGACATGGGGTCCACCTCAGGGATTATGTGTTTGTGATGCAGGCTACCAGCCCGAGGGAAACAGTTGCAAAG CTTGTAGGTTGGGCAGCTTTAAACCAGCAAATGAAAGTGGAGGATGTTTGCCTTGTCCTCCCAGAAGTACAACACATCAAGAAGGTGCATTTCAGTGTGACTGTGAACAGGGTTATGCACGCCTGCAGAGTGACCCTCCCCAGCTGGGATGCACAA AACCTCCGTCACCCCCGGTCAACTTAACCTCCCAGCATTTAGGTGACACAGCTGCGACTCTACATTGGGCTCCGCCTGCAGACCTGGGTGGAAGAGCTGAAGTGGAATATGACGTGCAGTGTAAACAGAGACAAGATGCATCTGGGGATCAGTGGGATCCATGTGAGAACACAGTGTTGATTCTCCCTTACACCACTGGACTGAAACACACAGCAGTCAATATCACCAAAATCAAGCCTGAACTGGATTATCATCTGTCTGTCACAGCACACAATGCCATATCTACTATACTTGGAAATCATCACTCCATGCAGTCAACTATCATCTACAAAG CTGTATTCTTCTTTGTAAGGCGCCGCCACAGGAAACGCAG TGATGATGAGCAAGCGGTGTTCATATCCCACACTGGTGTGACGTTTCAACGTATTGATGAACCAGAACCCACAGCTCAATCTGAGCAAATCACTA TTCAGATGTTGGAGGGGGTGAGTTCCAGACTGCTGTGCGGTCTAAGAGATGTGCTGGTGGAGCGTACTAAATTAACGATGGGCAAAGAGCTTGGGAAAG GAGAATTTGGGGCAGTCTATGAGGGCATATTTTCCCCTCAAGGAGGAGAAGACATCAAAGTGGCAGTGAAAACcatgagag TTGGAATCCACAGTCAAGAGGATCTGGAGTCCTTTCTCAAGGAGGCAGAAATTATGCGATATTTCGATCATGACAATGTAGTTAAATTGCTTG GGGTTGCACTAGAACGAGATCCACAGTCCTCCATCCCTGTACCTCTTGTAATTCTTCCATTCATGAAACATGGAGACCTACGGCGCTTTCTTATAGCCACTCGCTACGGCGACGTTCAAATG tttgtGCCTTATCAGAGTCTTCTGCGTTTCATGATTGACATTGCTGCAGGAATGGAGTATCTCAGCTCTCGGGGTTTCCTACATAGAGACTTGGCTGCTCGTAATTGCAT GTTGGGAGATGACCTGCGCGTGTGTGTAGCTGACTTCGGCCTGTCTAAGAAGATCTATTCCAGCAACTACTACAGgcagaaagtggctgtgagaatgCCTGTAAAGTGGATGGCCATAGAGAGCCTGTCTGAGTCGGTTTACACTACTAAGAGTGATGTG TGGTCTTTTGGAATAACCATGTGGGAGATCACATCCAGGGGGAGGACACCTTATCCGGGTGTCCCCAATCATGAGGTCCTGGACATGCTGGAGAGTGGACACCATCTCAAACAGGGGGACATCGACAGCAAATT ATATGAGGTGATGTTGAGCTGCTGGCACAGAGATCCCTCTCAGAGGCCATGTTTTGGAGAGCTGGGCCAGAAACTCAAAGCTCTTCTATCTGAGCTTCCTCCCCTGGAGGCCAGCAAGGATGCCCACTACATCAACCAGGCCCTAGAGGCAGCCAGTAATCGGCAGGATGCTGCAGAGGACGTGGATCCTGAGATGGAAGGGGCTGTAAACAACATATATCTACCCGAACCTGTCAGTGGACTTGTATACTATTCCAGATCAGTGGAGGACAAAGAGGAGGATGGATACCTGCTgtgcaataaaaatgaatga